CAAGAATTACATCAGAGCCCATCCCTCTGACCTTAGAGTAAGGAAGCTGAGATAGTTTATTATCTACAGAGCACTGACAATGTGCTGGGGATATTATACATGGTTCATGTGCTAGTGAACTTATGCTAAACTAAACTGTGAAAATGAAGGAATGCAATGGGAATCAGGATGTGCAAGCAGATTTAGGATAGACATCCTGttagttttcttatttttagtaaAAGAATAAGTGAATGCTTCCCTGTGGGATACTCTAAATGCATGTAAAAAGGATGAATCTCTTAGGAGAATGTGATGTGTAATTTATACCATATGTATTCCTCCTGGAGAAGGAGGATTGGTAGCTGGTGTCTGTGATGTCCCAGAGGAATTGTAACAGGGAGTCTTGGATCAACAGCAGTCCCTGCCCCAGGTGTGGAGCAGTTGTGTCAGAtatgaaagagatttttaaggTCACTTGGCCACATGGCACAACTCATCAGCAATTCAGTTGTTTGATTTCATGGGATGGAAAGGAAATGCTCCATGTTGGTTGGATGCACAGGCAGCGTATCCACCTGCTGATCAGCTGTGTGTGCCATTGAGGTGGCAAGAAGTGTAAAAAACCTGCTCTCTCGATACTCATGATCATCTTAATTTGGTTCACTgtaatagtaataaaatattaagcCAGCTGGGTCTGGAGTGAACCATTAGGGAAAAGGAGAATCCCACGATAAAATCCCCTAATTTGATTTGCCTGTTGCAGccatgattttgttttggtcttGTTCCATGCAGCCCCATGGAACTGAAGGAGTTGGAGTACAGACCTGTAAAGGTCCGAGGGCATTTTGACCACTCCAAGGAGCTCTATATTTTGCCACGGTCACTTGTGGACGCTGAGCGAGAAGCCAGGGAAGCTGGGCGGCTGACATCTCACCCGGAAAACGGAGCAAATGTCATTACTCCTTTCTACTGCACAGAACTAGGGTAAGTTAATGACAGTCATGGTTCATGTGAAcagcttgctttggttttgaaaagctgaatCATGGTAGTTGGGTTTATGTAAATCACTCCCTCTGCCTTAAAAGGCGTATCTCACAGTCTGTTAGGTCATGGAGGCTTGATTcgaaattgtattttaattccatATAATGTGCACTCAGATGACAAAAAAAGTGGCACCAAACATGAGTTGCTTCTTTCTTTGGTACTTAGTCCtaggcagcagcaggaataaATTTCCTTTCACTGATGAGCCATACTTCTTTATGTAACCCTAGGGTCACAATTTTAGTCAACCGAGGATTTGTGCccaaaaagaaactgaagccGGAGACCAGGCTGAAGGGACAGGTAAGGGGGATCCAGGCAATGCTGCATCTTACCTTCTGCCCTTTGATTCCCCAGAGGCACCACTGACCCAGACAGGCAGTAGCCATGGTCAGCATCATGGGAGGTTACTTAAATAGCCATTGCACTTTTCAAAGAAGGCAAATCTTTTCTTCCCACCTTCTTGTtaagtaaataatattttttacaaacaaGGAGCTGTTcttgattttttcccctgctgttaACAGCACCGCCCCAGTGCAGGGCATGACCAGTTGATTTATAATAAGACTCTGcaagtgctgtatttttctgccaGGACCGGATATGCCTGAATAGAAAATGAACcttgaaagatgttttttttctcctctgcctttcagaTTGAAGATGAAATTGACCTCACTGGGGTGGTGAGGTTATCGGAAACCCGGAGACCTTTTGTGCCTGAAAATAACATCGAGAAAAACCGCTGGCACTACCGTGACCTGGAGGCTATGGCAAAGGTGACCGGCGCTGAGCCCATCTTTATCGATGCAGATTTCAGTAAGTCACAGAGGAACCCAACCCCATGTCCAATTTGTGATAAATCCCCCTTTCCGTTCAGTTAGTTATTTCCCCTGGGCACTTGGAAaggtagaatcatagaatcatttaggctggaaaaaaacctttgcaATTGTGAAGTCCAACAAGATATCGCACCTTTCTCTTCTAGGTCTGCTGTTGTGAAGGTGGTAGGCAGTCCATGCTGGGGGACAGTAGCATGCTCAGAAGAGATGCAGGCGGTGTTCCCTGCCCTAAGCACAACCAGTCACTTGCTGTagggctgcctgccccacagctctggCTTTGCTGGTAACTTGGGAACACTGCTACCTGAGGAGTAGGGCATCCACAGGGCTTACTGCCTTCATCCCATTTCTCACAGCAAGGGCAGCTCTGCATAGTACTGACTAAAGATTTAACTTGTGCCCTGTGTCATACCTATAGGAAGCACAGTCCCTGGGGGGCCCATCGGAGGCCAGACAAGAGTGAGCCTGAGAAACGAGCACATGCAGTACATCATCACCTGGTAGGTTGTGCAGACAGCACTGACTGGCCTTCCATCCGTTTCTTTTGAATGTAAAGCTTTGCCTGGCATTCTTGCTCCTGCATCAGTGAGGCTGGATGAGCTCCCAAGCTACAACATCCTTAAGTTTTAACCTAAGTAACACTGGGAAGGCTATTTGAAATAATTactgcactgcagctgaagtAGGGAGGTCTGGTCTATCTTGAAAAGGTGTAAAcatgtgctttgcttttcttttataggTATGGCTTATGTGCTGCAACTTCATTCTTGTGGTACAGAAAATTTATACAAAAGTTACCTCTGTGAGGTAAAGGGctaatttattttgtactgcGGTCAAGAGCAGACTTCTATAGAAGACAGCAGTCTGATCAGTCCTGAATAACTGAAGCACCCAGTTTCAGAGCAACATGTTCAGTCAACATGCAGCAGCTACCCAACTGCACACAAGACTTTAAGCAACGGATGCAGACTGAACACATACCAGTGTGATTTGGCTGCAGCTTGGAAGCATTGAACTTCAAAACTGTGGCAGTTGAAACTTGTAGCAAAACTGAATTATGCAATTATCTCAAggatctgtttttctgttgtggttgGTAGTAAGCTACATTTTATCTTCTCCactgctgtattttccaaaagAGAGCAAGGGATTTCATGAATCAGTTTCTTTGCACTGAGTAGTCATTCCTGAAGTCAGGAGTGGTTCACAGCAGTTGCATCAGAATAAAGAGGGCCTATTTGTGCCTGCTTGTGACTTGCATTGTGCATCTTGCATCTTAACAGTGACAGAGCTGAGCTCAAGGTTACTGGGGATACTAGAGTCAAGCTGGATAAGGCCACCTGTGGCTTGGAAGAGCATGACAAAGGCTAGCAAAAACAAGCAGTAGCTACCTCAGCTGGAGCCTTGTCAAGCTTGGTAGCCTCTCACAATGCTGCGAGACCAAGTCAGTGGGTCAGCTAAGAACAGAAGCTGGATTAAGTACTCATAATGGAGATGCAGAGCCATTTCCAACCAAGATTTGCATAAGCAAGCTAGGCTTAACAGCCACAACTAGCTGAGCCCATTCAACCTCATGATCACAGAGCATGTGCTGTGGTCAAAGGAGAGGAATTACTACATAGGACTGGTCATTATGGGCAGTTGTTCATGTGAATGGCCTACTCCATGCAGCTGTTCTGTGCAACGCTGTTCCATCACTTGATGGAAGGCAAACAGAGAAGCAAGGTGACACTGATGAACTACCCAATGCCCAGAACACTCCCAATTAACACAGATCACTGTAACTTCATCTTGGGGTTTATTCTTTATGTACACAAAAAAAGGTAGCAATCCAGTACCTCTTCAGCCCAGCTTAGTAGCCAGTTCTTTAGCCTTGGCTTTTTCAAGCTTAGCAATGCGAGCCACCGATTTTGGACCCAAGACATTACCACCCCAGTGACGACGGATCTGCAAAGAAGTGAGAAGAGGTTAGATGCCTCATACAGCTTTACCATGTCATTCAATCAACTCGCTGAATTCCGTGCCTTTTTGCACAAGAAGAGCTCCTTGAACTAGGAAGCCCTACACTGTTTTGAGACAGTGCAGAGATACAAGAGTTTAAAATCTTTCCCCACAAATAGTGCTGGATTCAGCCATCACATCTGGACTTGGGAGTTCAGCCTAGCAGAAGCTGTTGCCCTCTACAACCCTAGCCCCATGATAGCTGCTTACTTCTACCTTGGTGACAAGTGTTCATGTTTTACTCCACCCTCAGCTAAAAAACCTGGACACACTGTAAGCAAGTCTAGGTACAACACACCCAACAGGCTTTAAGCTAATGTCACTATGTCTGAAATAACTTGCATTTCTCTGAGAAGCTTTTGAGAGTGTTAACAGTATAAACTGTAAGACAAGACTAGCAGCACAAATAATTTTACCTCGTCATATCTGTCATTGTAGTTGGTCTTGACAGCCTCCACCAGCTTTGCAAGGGCTCCCTTGTCCTCCCTGTTGGTGATAGTTTTAGTCATAACAGCAACATGATTTTTCAGGTAAAGCATAAGTATCACTTGCAAAGGGTTAATGACTCCAACCATCAGTACTTTAGGAACCTGCACTGCCCAGATTAATagtttttacatattttagaGTGACCATCCATTTTGGTAAACCAAAATGATCCATCTTCAGGATGCAATAGGGCTCTTCATACAAAAGGACATCGGTATTAGAAATTATAGAGGtagtatttcagttttactgcttttgaaCTAGAGACACCCAAGGTTGCTATGTATCTGCCCTACAGTGTGCTTATGGGCAGTCTGCCTTCTCCACAGAGAATCAAACCTTCACCCACAGAACACTTACGGGTTAACTTGGGTGAAAGCAACAGAGGTGCAAGTTTTCCTGTGGACCAGTCGTCCCAGTCTGGCTTTACCCTTGATGATGCAGTATGGCACTCCCATCTTACGGCACAGAGCTGGCAAGAACAccaccagctgaaaaaaaaaaggagagcgTGCTGTGTAACTGAAGGACAACatctttttgtgctttgaatCAGCCTGGGCTGTGGCGATTGCTCAGTGTTAAAAAGCTCTTTTTACTCTTCATTATTGATTCAGGTGAAGAAATTCATACATCACTGCAAAGGCCAAGCTTCATTGTATATCAGGACAACTAGGAACACACAAAAGCATTCCAGTTCCAGTAAATGTGTCTTTCTGCATTCTCTTTTCATGCAATAAGTTTGCcctaaaatgcattttcaaccCCAAGTCCGGTTCTGGCCTCAGTTTAAGTTATGCAGGCAGCCTGCAAAATGTACCAGTGAGCGTTCTTACCTCAATGGGGTCTACATCGTGGGCAATAACTACAAGCTGAGCTTTCTTGTTCTCTACCAGAGTCGTGACACTGTTGATACCTGAAAAACAAGTTATAGATAAGCTTTGATTCTATGCAGTTGATTTTCAGAGCTTTTGTATAAGCCTCATACAACCAGCTCAGATTCCACAGCACAGTTTCATTATGAAAGTTATGAAAACTTTTCATATCCACTCAGTTGCACAAAGCAGCTATTCCATGGACAATTTGCTATAGCTCAGGGTTAAAAAGCTCGTCTATTTTGCTCTTCACTTTGAGCTCAGGTGAAGAAATTCATACATCATTGCAATAGCTTGTCCAGCCCTGCTTGGTTGAAGCAGAGCACTAACTCTTCTTACCAGTTTTCTCTCAAAGTGCCACGCTCCTACAGACATAAGTTGCCAAGTTCATGGACTAAGTTACCTGCTCGCAGGAC
The Falco naumanni isolate bFalNau1 chromosome 9, bFalNau1.pat, whole genome shotgun sequence DNA segment above includes these coding regions:
- the LOC121093332 gene encoding surfeit locus protein 1 isoform X2 is translated as MATGRLLLLLRAGPRLLREHRGRVSHCLIRRTFFGHPLTKAGSGLVQQTKDVCLRFCRPRSSTTAADTSGEDILLKWGLFLVPLTTFCLGTWQVQRRKWKLDLIAQLASRITSEPIPLTLDPMELKELEYRPVKVRGHFDHSKELYILPRSLVDAEREAREAGRLTSHPENGANVITPFYCTELGVTILVNRGFVPKKKLKPETRLKGQIEDEIDLTGVVRLSETRRPFVPENNIEKNRWHYRDLEAMAKVTGAEPIFIDADFSMAYVLQLHSCGTENLYKSYLCEVKG
- the LOC121093332 gene encoding surfeit locus protein 1 isoform X1, encoding MATGRLLLLLRAGPRLLREHRGRVSHCLIRRTFFGHPLTKAGSGLVQQTKDVCLRFCRPRSSTTAADTSGEDILLKWGLFLVPLTTFCLGTWQVQRRKWKLDLIAQLASRITSEPIPLTLDPMELKELEYRPVKVRGHFDHSKELYILPRSLVDAEREAREAGRLTSHPENGANVITPFYCTELGVTILVNRGFVPKKKLKPETRLKGQIEDEIDLTGVVRLSETRRPFVPENNIEKNRWHYRDLEAMAKVTGAEPIFIDADFRSTVPGGPIGGQTRVSLRNEHMQYIITWYGLCAATSFLWYRKFIQKLPL
- the RPL7A gene encoding 60S ribosomal protein L7a gives rise to the protein MPKGKKAKGKKVAPAPAVVKKQEAKKVVNPLFEKRPKNFGIGQDIQPKRDLTRFVKWPRYIRLQRQRSILYKRLKVPPAINQFTQALDRQTATQLLKLAHKYRPENKQEKKQRLLARAEQKAAGKGDAPTKRPPVLRAGINSVTTLVENKKAQLVVIAHDVDPIELVVFLPALCRKMGVPYCIIKGKARLGRLVHRKTCTSVAFTQVNPEDKGALAKLVEAVKTNYNDRYDEIRRHWGGNVLGPKSVARIAKLEKAKAKELATKLG